A genome region from Nocardia sp. NBC_01730 includes the following:
- a CDS encoding Re/Si-specific NAD(P)(+) transhydrogenase subunit alpha, translated as METTQSVGDPSLRGARVGVVRESNTGERRVALVPKIIPSLLKRGVEVVVESGAGRGALIPDSAYEEAGATIGDPWSAEVVVKVAPPSDAEVAKLSSGQTLIGFLAPRNAENQIGALKSAGVQAFAVEAIPRISRAQVMDALSSQANVAGYKAVLLAASESTRFFPMLTTAAGTVKPATVLVLGVGVAGLQALATAKRLGGRTTGYDVRPEVADQVRSVGAQWLDLGIDAAGAGGYARELTDEEKATQQQALEDAIKGFDVVITTALVPGRPAPRLVTAAAVQGMKPGSVIVDLAGETGGNCELTEPGRTVVKHEVTIASPLNLPATMPEHASELYSKNIAALLELMLVDGKLAPDFDDQVLADSCVTRAVGDLETAGKEAS; from the coding sequence GTGGAGACAACGCAGAGCGTAGGCGATCCGTCGCTACGTGGCGCGCGTGTCGGAGTCGTTCGCGAGTCCAACACGGGCGAGCGACGTGTCGCATTGGTGCCGAAGATCATTCCGAGCCTGCTGAAGCGGGGCGTCGAGGTCGTCGTCGAGTCCGGAGCAGGGCGCGGCGCGCTGATTCCCGACAGCGCCTATGAAGAAGCGGGCGCGACGATCGGCGATCCCTGGTCGGCCGAGGTGGTCGTCAAGGTGGCCCCGCCCAGTGACGCCGAGGTGGCGAAGCTGTCGTCGGGGCAGACGCTGATCGGGTTTCTCGCCCCGCGTAACGCCGAGAATCAGATCGGTGCGTTGAAGTCGGCCGGGGTGCAGGCGTTCGCGGTGGAGGCGATTCCGCGGATTTCGCGCGCGCAGGTGATGGATGCGTTGTCTTCGCAGGCGAATGTGGCCGGGTACAAGGCGGTGCTGTTGGCCGCGTCGGAGTCGACTCGGTTCTTCCCGATGCTGACTACCGCGGCGGGCACAGTGAAGCCTGCGACGGTGCTGGTGTTGGGTGTGGGTGTCGCCGGTTTGCAGGCGTTGGCCACCGCGAAGCGTCTCGGTGGGCGGACCACCGGCTATGACGTGCGGCCCGAGGTGGCCGATCAGGTGCGTTCGGTGGGTGCGCAGTGGCTGGATCTGGGTATCGATGCCGCCGGTGCGGGTGGGTACGCCCGCGAACTCACCGACGAGGAGAAGGCCACCCAGCAGCAGGCTTTGGAGGATGCGATCAAGGGTTTCGACGTGGTGATCACCACGGCGCTGGTGCCGGGTCGTCCCGCGCCGCGACTGGTGACCGCCGCGGCGGTGCAGGGCATGAAGCCGGGCAGCGTGATCGTGGACCTGGCCGGTGAGACCGGAGGCAACTGTGAGCTCACCGAGCCCGGCCGAACCGTTGTCAAGCACGAGGTGACCATCGCGTCGCCGTTGAATCTGCCCGCCACCATGCCCGAGCACGCCAGCGAGCTTTACTCCAAGAACATCGCGGCACTGCTGGAGTTGATGCTGGTCGACGGCAAGCTCGCGCCCGACTTCGATGATCAGGTGCTCGCCGACTCCTGTGTGACCCGTGCGGTCGGGGACCTCGAAACCGCGGGGAAGGAAGCCTCCTGA
- a CDS encoding NAD(P) transhydrogenase subunit alpha has translation MYTELLANIAILVLSGFVGFAVISKVPNTLHTPLMSGTNAIHGIVVLGALVTLGNVQDPSILTQIILFVAVVFGTLNVIGGFVVTDRMLGMFKTKKAAAPVKADQ, from the coding sequence ATGTATACCGAACTGCTGGCGAATATCGCGATCCTGGTGCTATCCGGATTCGTCGGATTCGCCGTCATCTCCAAGGTGCCCAACACCTTGCACACCCCGCTGATGTCGGGCACCAACGCCATCCACGGCATCGTCGTGCTCGGCGCGCTGGTCACACTCGGGAACGTGCAGGATCCGTCGATCCTGACCCAGATCATTCTGTTCGTCGCCGTCGTGTTCGGAACCCTGAACGTCATCGGTGGTTTCGTCGTCACCGACCGCATGCTGGGCATGTTCAAGACGAAGAAGGCGGCAGCGCCGGTGAAGGCGGATCAGTGA
- a CDS encoding NAD(P)(+) transhydrogenase (Re/Si-specific) subunit beta, which translates to MHTFDNVTYLVNGLYIVAFGMFIYGLMGLTGPKTAVRGNLIAAAGMVLAVVATLISIRHTSNWILIVAGLVVGVALGVPPAKFTKMTAMPQLVAAFNGVGGGTVALIAWSEFINSQGFSRFDEEPTVHIVIGSLFAAIIGSVSFWGSLIAFGKLQEILPGRPIGIGKLQQPLNLLLFVGAVAAAVVIGIGATGDGVPQVWMIAVLVLAGVLGLMVVLPIGGADMPVVISLLNALTGLSAAAAGLALNNTAMIVAGMIVGASGTILTNLMAKAMNRSIPAIVAGGFGGGGTAPGAGGGEQKQAKATSAADAAIQMAYANQVIVVPGYGMAVAQAQHAVKEMASLLEAKGVEVKYAIHPVAGRMPGHMNVLLAEAEVSYDALKEMDDINGEFSRTDVALVIGANDVTNPAAREDASSPIYGMPVLNVDQAKSVIVLKRSMNSGFAGIDNPLFYADHTSMLFGDAKKSVGSVTEELKAL; encoded by the coding sequence ATGCATACCTTCGACAATGTGACCTATCTGGTCAACGGTCTCTACATCGTCGCGTTCGGCATGTTCATCTACGGTCTGATGGGTTTGACCGGTCCGAAGACCGCGGTGCGCGGCAACCTCATCGCAGCGGCGGGCATGGTGCTCGCGGTGGTGGCCACCTTGATCTCGATCCGGCACACCAGCAACTGGATTCTGATCGTCGCCGGCTTGGTGGTCGGTGTCGCGCTGGGTGTTCCGCCGGCCAAGTTCACCAAGATGACCGCGATGCCGCAGCTGGTTGCCGCCTTCAACGGTGTCGGTGGTGGCACGGTCGCTTTGATCGCGTGGTCGGAGTTCATCAACTCCCAAGGTTTCTCGCGCTTCGATGAAGAACCCACCGTGCACATCGTGATCGGCTCGCTGTTCGCGGCGATCATCGGTTCGGTGTCGTTCTGGGGCTCGCTGATCGCGTTCGGCAAACTGCAGGAGATCCTGCCCGGTCGCCCGATCGGGATCGGCAAGCTGCAGCAACCGTTGAACCTGTTGCTGTTCGTCGGCGCTGTCGCCGCAGCCGTGGTTATCGGTATCGGGGCCACCGGTGACGGCGTGCCGCAGGTGTGGATGATCGCCGTGCTCGTGCTTGCGGGTGTGCTCGGCCTGATGGTCGTGCTGCCCATCGGCGGCGCCGACATGCCGGTGGTCATCTCACTGCTCAACGCCCTGACCGGGTTGTCCGCCGCGGCGGCCGGTCTCGCCTTGAACAACACCGCGATGATCGTGGCAGGCATGATCGTCGGCGCGTCCGGCACCATCCTCACCAATTTGATGGCCAAGGCGATGAACCGGTCCATCCCCGCCATCGTTGCGGGCGGATTCGGCGGCGGCGGTACCGCGCCTGGCGCCGGTGGTGGTGAGCAGAAGCAGGCCAAGGCCACCTCCGCCGCGGACGCCGCGATCCAGATGGCGTATGCCAACCAGGTGATCGTGGTGCCGGGCTACGGTATGGCCGTCGCGCAGGCCCAGCACGCGGTCAAGGAAATGGCGTCGCTCTTGGAGGCCAAGGGTGTCGAGGTCAAATACGCCATCCACCCGGTCGCGGGCCGGATGCCCGGCCATATGAACGTGCTGTTGGCCGAGGCGGAAGTCTCCTATGACGCGCTCAAGGAAATGGACGATATCAACGGCGAGTTCAGCCGTACCGATGTCGCCCTGGTGATCGGCGCCAACGACGTCACCAACCCCGCCGCCCGCGAGGACGCCTCCAGCCCGATCTACGGCATGCCCGTCCTCAACGTCGACCAGGCGAAATCAGTGATCGTGCTGAAGCGTTCGATGAACTCCGGTTTCGCCGGTATCGACAACCCTCTCTTCTACGCCGACCACACCTCCATGCTCTTCGGCGACGCCAAAAAGTCCGTCGGTTCGGTCACCGAAGAACTGAAGGCGTTGTAG
- a CDS encoding LppU/SCO3897 family protein gives MTTPPNYPYPGQPAGPGYGGQPGYPQAPAAVPQGYPGQPQGYPQPGYPGQPQSGYPQQGGFPPPQQPGYPVGGFPPPGQPPRQSGGGSGIGKIFLAIGALVVIGLLVFGARTVLRSDGEKIEIGQCAKLSGTTVKAEFATKECSDPDANYVVAQRIDGANKDCPTKDYASYYQTGRNDYTLCLRLNAGEGDCIKSGFLGASTKVACGSTADFKIGRVVRGTADKTACGSRATENDTIVYPKPDPITLCLVPPK, from the coding sequence ATGACCACACCACCGAACTACCCGTATCCAGGCCAGCCCGCGGGTCCAGGCTATGGCGGCCAGCCGGGCTACCCACAGGCGCCCGCCGCTGTGCCGCAGGGTTACCCGGGGCAGCCCCAGGGCTATCCACAGCCGGGCTATCCAGGGCAACCGCAATCCGGTTATCCACAGCAGGGCGGTTTCCCGCCGCCCCAGCAGCCGGGCTACCCCGTCGGTGGTTTCCCGCCGCCTGGGCAACCGCCTCGGCAGAGTGGTGGCGGCAGCGGGATCGGGAAGATCTTCCTCGCGATCGGCGCCCTGGTGGTGATCGGTCTCCTGGTCTTCGGCGCCCGCACTGTGCTGCGCTCGGACGGCGAGAAGATCGAGATCGGCCAGTGCGCGAAGCTGTCGGGCACCACCGTCAAGGCCGAGTTCGCCACGAAGGAATGCTCCGATCCGGACGCCAACTACGTGGTGGCGCAACGGATCGACGGTGCGAACAAGGACTGCCCGACCAAGGACTACGCCAGCTATTACCAGACCGGCAGAAACGACTACACGCTCTGCCTTCGGCTCAACGCCGGAGAGGGCGACTGCATCAAATCCGGTTTCCTCGGCGCGAGCACCAAGGTGGCCTGCGGCTCGACGGCGGACTTCAAGATCGGCCGGGTGGTGCGCGGCACCGCGGACAAAACCGCATGCGGGTCGCGAGCAACCGAGAACGACACGATCGTCTATCCGAAGCCGGATCCGATCACACTGTGCCTGGTGCCGCCCAAGTAG
- a CDS encoding nitroreductase family deazaflavin-dependent oxidoreductase, with the protein MRAPIGLFRARLGFLFGGRLLLLEHTGRGSGRPRYVVLETIARPSRDRVVIASGFGRQAQWFRNLVADPRCWVSIGSRNRVSAVARVLTLDESATVLDGYRHEHPTAYRKLGGLIEEATGSDIDHVPLVELTLRS; encoded by the coding sequence GTGCGAGCGCCGATCGGTTTGTTCCGGGCCCGGTTGGGCTTCCTGTTCGGCGGCCGGCTCTTGCTGCTGGAACACACCGGACGCGGCTCTGGTCGACCGCGCTACGTCGTGCTGGAGACCATCGCGCGGCCGAGCCGAGATCGCGTGGTCATCGCGTCCGGATTCGGCAGGCAGGCCCAGTGGTTCCGTAATCTCGTGGCCGATCCCCGCTGTTGGGTGAGTATTGGTTCGCGCAATCGGGTTTCGGCGGTTGCCAGAGTCCTCACCCTCGACGAGTCCGCCACGGTGCTCGACGGCTATCGACACGAACACCCCACGGCGTACCGAAAGCTGGGCGGGCTCATCGAGGAGGCCACGGGCTCGGACATCGACCACGTGCCGTTGGTCGAGCTGACCTTGCGGTCTTGA
- a CDS encoding MFS transporter: MSSPTVDRSTRVARFAVFTVFALSGFLLAMWVVHIPVITDRTGVTKSTLGMFILLMAGAGIVGMRLAGPLADRFGSTTLVGAAACTASVAVLGPGFATGPVTLALALICFGFGNGALDVSMNTQAVHVERAYHRPIMAAFHALFSGGGLLGSLVGAATLRVGWDVRLTLTLAAIGCVALTLALVPRLLRDATPEAGTADAATHGGQAVHVTKHDTTPPGHDPALPDHNPAPPDAALPLHTAGSPQHATAPIEYDTAPTAQPERDAAALATIARAEVRDRSRKVMALAAIAFALLLAEGVAADWSTLQMREHLGADAATAALAFGAFSTTMTVGRLATDRVSGAFGPVAVVRYGALIAAIGLALIMMSPWIALTLLGWAMAGLGLSGGVPQIFTAAGNLGSATAATDMSRVFSVGYLGLLAGPTVIGWLTAVVPLTTAMVVPLIAILLCCRYSGVAAPAK, from the coding sequence GTGTCGAGCCCTACAGTCGACCGTTCGACCCGCGTCGCGCGTTTCGCGGTGTTCACGGTGTTCGCGTTGAGCGGTTTCCTACTCGCTATGTGGGTGGTGCACATTCCCGTCATCACCGACCGCACGGGCGTCACGAAGTCGACGCTGGGGATGTTCATCCTGCTGATGGCCGGTGCCGGCATCGTCGGCATGCGTCTGGCAGGCCCGCTCGCCGACCGCTTCGGCAGCACGACCCTGGTCGGCGCGGCCGCGTGCACCGCCTCGGTGGCGGTGCTCGGGCCCGGCTTCGCGACCGGACCGGTCACGCTCGCGTTGGCGCTCATCTGCTTCGGCTTCGGCAACGGCGCGTTGGACGTATCGATGAATACCCAAGCGGTACATGTGGAACGGGCGTATCACCGCCCGATCATGGCCGCGTTCCACGCCCTGTTCTCCGGAGGTGGCCTGCTCGGTTCGCTGGTGGGGGCCGCGACGCTGCGTGTGGGCTGGGATGTGCGGCTGACTCTGACGCTGGCCGCGATCGGCTGCGTCGCACTGACCCTCGCGCTGGTGCCGCGGCTGCTGCGCGACGCCACGCCCGAGGCGGGGACGGCGGACGCGGCGACCCACGGCGGCCAGGCCGTGCACGTGACCAAGCACGACACCACACCGCCTGGGCACGACCCAGCACTGCCCGATCACAACCCCGCACCACCCGATGCGGCACTGCCCCTGCACACCGCCGGTTCGCCCCAGCACGCCACGGCACCGATCGAGTACGACACCGCGCCGACCGCACAGCCCGAGCGGGACGCGGCGGCACTCGCCACGATCGCGCGTGCCGAGGTCCGTGATCGCAGCCGAAAGGTCATGGCGCTGGCCGCGATCGCGTTCGCGTTGCTGCTGGCCGAAGGCGTAGCCGCGGATTGGAGCACATTGCAGATGCGCGAACATCTCGGAGCGGACGCGGCGACGGCCGCGCTCGCCTTCGGCGCGTTCTCCACGACGATGACCGTCGGGCGTCTGGCCACCGACCGGGTCAGCGGCGCGTTCGGCCCGGTCGCGGTGGTCCGTTACGGCGCGCTGATCGCCGCGATCGGACTTGCTCTGATCATGATGTCTCCGTGGATTGCGCTGACGCTGCTCGGCTGGGCCATGGCGGGCCTCGGGCTCTCCGGCGGCGTCCCCCAGATCTTCACCGCCGCGGGAAATCTGGGCTCCGCCACGGCCGCGACCGATATGTCCCGGGTGTTCAGCGTCGGCTATCTGGGGCTGCTCGCCGGCCCCACGGTGATCGGCTGGCTCACAGCGGTGGTGCCGCTGACCACGGCGATGGTGGTACCGCTGATCGCCATACTGCTGTGCTGCCGCTACTCGGGCGTAGCCGCCCCGGCGAAATAG
- a CDS encoding AraC family transcriptional regulator, which produces MDALASLLEGPRARGAFLMCSLLDPPWSLRIQDEAPLTVVSMIRGGAWIRTEQGAPRQLGAGDVAIFRGPDPYIVADDPATEPQIVIHPGQVTKTPDGEILCETLSLGVRQWGTDPDGATMMVTGTYESAGAASQRLLRALPPVIVLRRGEFDSRVLDILVDEATKDEPAQGAVLDRLLDLVLIAALRAWFARNDAPAWYHAYGDPLVGKALRLLQHNPAHGWTVAGLAEAVGVSRAALARRFTDLVGEPPMAFLTEWRLALAADLLQESDATIEAIARQVGYGSAFALSTAFKRHFGVSPRDHRHSRVRSGLEEGARVAT; this is translated from the coding sequence GTGGATGCGCTCGCCAGTCTGCTCGAAGGTCCACGCGCCCGGGGTGCGTTCCTGATGTGTTCGCTGCTGGATCCGCCGTGGTCGTTGCGCATCCAGGACGAGGCCCCGCTGACCGTGGTATCGATGATTCGCGGTGGTGCGTGGATTCGCACCGAGCAGGGTGCGCCGCGGCAGCTGGGCGCAGGCGATGTCGCTATCTTCCGTGGGCCCGATCCGTACATCGTGGCCGACGATCCGGCGACCGAACCGCAGATCGTCATCCATCCCGGCCAGGTGACGAAGACGCCGGACGGCGAAATCCTCTGCGAGACGCTCAGTCTTGGGGTTCGGCAGTGGGGGACCGATCCGGACGGCGCCACCATGATGGTCACCGGGACCTACGAGTCCGCGGGCGCGGCCAGCCAGCGCCTGCTGCGCGCGCTCCCGCCCGTCATCGTGTTGCGGCGCGGCGAATTCGACAGCAGGGTGCTCGACATCCTGGTCGACGAGGCGACCAAGGATGAACCCGCGCAGGGAGCGGTGCTCGACCGGCTGCTCGATCTGGTGTTGATTGCCGCGTTGCGCGCCTGGTTCGCCCGCAATGACGCGCCCGCTTGGTACCACGCCTACGGCGACCCGCTGGTCGGCAAGGCATTGCGGCTGTTGCAGCACAATCCGGCGCACGGGTGGACGGTCGCAGGCTTGGCCGAGGCGGTGGGTGTGTCGCGGGCCGCGCTGGCCCGCCGGTTCACCGACCTGGTCGGCGAGCCACCGATGGCGTTCCTCACCGAATGGCGGCTGGCGCTGGCCGCCGACCTGCTACAGGAGTCCGACGCCACGATCGAGGCGATCGCCCGTCAGGTCGGGTACGGCAGCGCGTTCGCGCTGAGCACCGCGTTCAAACGCCACTTCGGTGTCTCCCCGCGCGACCATCGGCACAGCCGCGTGCGGTCAGGCCTGGAGGAGGGAGCTCGCGTAGCCACGTAG
- a CDS encoding acyl-CoA thioesterase, protein MTQQYPVLWPVPTRWADNDHYGHVNNVTYYSYFDTAVNAWLMHATGTDIRTLPALGVVAQTSCRYLGSISFPDQLRVGLRIARLGRSSITYDLAIFREADSAPELVATGTFVHVYVDAETREPVEIPEVIRTAAAALVIEEDPRAADA, encoded by the coding sequence GTGACGCAGCAGTATCCGGTGCTCTGGCCGGTACCAACCCGGTGGGCCGACAACGATCACTACGGCCACGTGAACAACGTGACGTACTACTCGTACTTCGATACCGCGGTCAACGCGTGGTTGATGCACGCCACGGGCACCGACATTCGCACGCTGCCAGCGCTCGGGGTGGTCGCGCAGACTTCCTGCCGGTATCTCGGCTCGATCAGCTTCCCGGACCAGCTGCGGGTCGGCCTGCGGATCGCGCGGCTCGGCCGCTCCAGTATCACCTACGATCTGGCCATCTTCCGCGAGGCCGACAGCGCACCGGAACTGGTTGCCACCGGCACCTTCGTCCATGTCTACGTGGACGCGGAGACCCGCGAGCCGGTCGAGATCCCGGAGGTCATCCGCACCGCAGCGGCGGCGCTCGTCATCGAAGAGGACCCACGCGCCGCCGACGCGTGA
- a CDS encoding dihydrolipoamide acetyltransferase family protein: MEDRQDAPGAVLEFRLPDLGEGLTDAELVSWAVAVGETVQLNQTIAEVETAKAVVSLPCPFAGRVVELLAQPGDTVPVGAPLIRVEHEQAAGPDAAADGRTSVLVGYGPEGEAASRRRRPAVAPQDVSHSAGNGAAEAAAPEPVSRPSDNTIQEPERMVTRAAATPGARKLARELGIDLWFVAGSGPGGAVTVDDVRGAVPVSQPRPAEQAEAAPPAVPEPDAGVVRPTTREARTPISGIRKRTAAAMLTSVRTIPQAGAFVTLDCTASMELLDHLRSSTSFVGLTLTPLALVAKAVLAALTEFPGMNSCWDEGDQEIVTKHYVNLGIAVATGRGLLVPNIKEAQTLSLRDLTREIGWVADTARSGAATPTDLRGGTFTITNVGVFGVDAGMPLVNPGEAAILCLGSIRKRPWVFRDELAVRWVTTLGVSFDHRMIDGELAARFLATTAGFLEDPLTLLSRV; the protein is encoded by the coding sequence GTGGAAGATCGCCAGGATGCTCCAGGGGCCGTGCTGGAATTCCGGCTCCCCGACCTCGGAGAAGGGCTCACCGACGCCGAGCTGGTGTCCTGGGCGGTGGCCGTCGGCGAGACGGTGCAGCTGAACCAGACCATCGCGGAGGTCGAGACGGCGAAAGCCGTGGTGTCGCTGCCGTGCCCGTTCGCGGGACGGGTGGTCGAGTTGCTCGCGCAGCCGGGCGACACCGTTCCGGTCGGCGCGCCGCTGATTCGGGTAGAGCACGAGCAGGCGGCCGGACCCGACGCCGCCGCGGACGGGCGCACCTCGGTATTGGTGGGCTACGGCCCAGAAGGGGAGGCGGCATCCAGGCGACGCAGGCCAGCCGTTGCCCCGCAAGACGTTTCGCACTCCGCAGGCAACGGCGCTGCGGAAGCCGCCGCACCCGAGCCGGTCTCGCGGCCGTCCGACAACACGATCCAGGAGCCCGAACGCATGGTGACGCGGGCGGCGGCCACGCCCGGCGCGCGGAAACTGGCTCGCGAACTCGGCATCGATCTGTGGTTCGTCGCAGGGTCCGGGCCAGGCGGCGCGGTTACTGTCGACGACGTGCGCGGTGCAGTGCCCGTCTCCCAGCCGCGCCCGGCCGAGCAGGCCGAGGCCGCGCCGCCCGCCGTCCCCGAGCCGGACGCGGGCGTCGTCCGTCCGACCACCCGCGAGGCCCGCACCCCGATCAGCGGCATCCGCAAGCGCACCGCCGCGGCGATGCTGACCAGCGTCCGCACCATCCCGCAGGCCGGCGCATTCGTCACCCTCGACTGCACCGCGTCGATGGAGCTGCTCGACCACCTGCGCAGCAGCACGTCCTTTGTCGGCCTGACCCTCACGCCGCTCGCGCTGGTGGCCAAGGCGGTGCTGGCCGCGCTCACGGAATTCCCCGGCATGAACAGCTGCTGGGATGAGGGCGACCAAGAGATCGTCACCAAGCACTACGTGAATCTGGGCATCGCGGTGGCCACCGGCCGCGGGCTGCTGGTGCCGAACATCAAAGAGGCGCAGACCCTGAGCCTGCGGGATCTGACCCGCGAGATCGGCTGGGTGGCGGACACCGCCCGTTCGGGTGCCGCCACTCCCACCGACCTGCGCGGCGGCACGTTCACCATCACCAACGTCGGAGTATTCGGCGTCGACGCCGGGATGCCACTGGTCAATCCCGGCGAGGCCGCGATCCTGTGCCTCGGCTCGATCCGCAAGCGGCCGTGGGTATTCCGTGACGAACTCGCCGTCCGCTGGGTGACCACCCTCGGCGTGAGCTTCGACCACCGGATGATCGACGGCGAACTGGCCGCCCGCTTCCTCGCCACCACCGCCGGGTTCTTGGAGGACCCGCTCACCCTGCTCAGTCGCGTGTGA
- a CDS encoding alpha-ketoacid dehydrogenase subunit beta, with protein sequence MITTFAASLNVGLRRALEDDPKVLLMGEDIGRLGGVFRVTDTLQKDFGDSRVIDTPLAESGIVGTAFGMALRGYRPVCEIQFDGFVYPAFDQIVSHVAKINFRTQGKVHAPLTIRIPFGGGIGSVEHHSESPEAYFAHTAGLRVVTPSNPADAYSMIRQAIALDDPVIFFEPKRRYWDKADVDFDALGRDAGLPLDRARVCTTGTDATVVAYGGTVATALSAAKIAAEEGHSLEVIDLRSLSPIDFDTVEESVAKTGRLIVTHEAPVFAGLGAEIAARITERCFYQLEAPVLRVGGFDIPYPPAKLEKHHLPDPDRILAAVDRSLAA encoded by the coding sequence ATGATCACCACATTCGCCGCCTCGCTCAACGTCGGGTTGCGCCGCGCGCTGGAGGACGACCCGAAGGTTTTGCTGATGGGCGAGGACATCGGGCGTCTGGGCGGGGTGTTCCGGGTGACCGACACGCTGCAGAAGGACTTCGGGGACAGTCGCGTCATCGACACTCCGCTGGCCGAGTCGGGCATTGTCGGAACGGCCTTCGGCATGGCGCTGCGCGGCTATCGGCCGGTGTGCGAGATCCAGTTCGACGGCTTCGTCTATCCGGCATTCGATCAGATCGTGTCCCACGTGGCCAAGATCAACTTCCGCACCCAGGGAAAGGTGCACGCTCCCCTCACGATTCGCATCCCGTTCGGCGGCGGCATCGGCTCGGTGGAGCACCACTCCGAATCACCCGAGGCCTATTTCGCGCACACCGCGGGCCTGCGCGTCGTCACCCCGAGCAATCCGGCGGACGCGTATTCGATGATCCGCCAGGCGATCGCGCTGGACGACCCGGTGATCTTCTTCGAGCCCAAGCGGCGGTACTGGGACAAGGCCGACGTCGACTTCGACGCCCTCGGCCGCGACGCCGGGCTGCCGCTCGACCGCGCCAGGGTATGCACGACCGGCACCGACGCGACCGTCGTCGCCTATGGCGGCACTGTGGCCACTGCGCTGTCGGCGGCGAAAATCGCGGCGGAAGAGGGGCACTCGCTCGAAGTAATCGACCTGCGCAGCCTTTCGCCGATCGACTTCGACACCGTCGAGGAGTCGGTCGCCAAAACCGGACGACTGATCGTCACGCACGAGGCGCCGGTGTTCGCCGGCCTCGGCGCCGAGATCGCCGCCCGGATCACCGAGCGCTGCTTCTACCAACTGGAGGCACCCGTCCTGCGCGTCGGCGGCTTCGACATCCCCTATCCCCCGGCTAAGCTCGAGAAGCACCACCTGCCCGACCCCGATCGCATTCTCGCCGCGGTCGACCGTTCACTCGCCGCCTGA
- the pdhA gene encoding pyruvate dehydrogenase (acetyl-transferring) E1 component subunit alpha: MPGQPDYPVQLVQPDGRRVLDPEHAALVADVGPEQLRALYEDMAITRRIDIEGTALQRQGQLGLWAPLLGQEAAQVGSAHALYPDDYVFCSYREAAVAYCRGVPPTELTRLWRGVAHHCWDPHAVNMTNPNIVVGSQGLHATGYAFAAHLDGAEIATIAYFGDGASSQGDIAEALGFAASWSAPVVFFCQNNHWAISEPVRVQSATPIARRAYGYGMPGVQVDGNDVLAVLAVTRQAVARARSGGGPSFIEALTYRMGPHTTADDPTRYRSAAETEQWARRDPIDRVRRLLEREGHWDYAFELRVTEHADEVAHQVRTATIDLPDPAPTELFDHVYTTPHPLITEQRREYTEYLTGDPDEASARPEGVPR, encoded by the coding sequence ATGCCAGGCCAGCCCGACTATCCCGTGCAGTTGGTGCAGCCCGACGGTCGCCGTGTCCTCGATCCCGAGCATGCGGCGCTGGTCGCCGACGTCGGACCGGAGCAGCTGCGCGCGCTGTACGAGGACATGGCGATCACCCGGCGAATCGATATCGAGGGCACCGCGCTCCAGCGGCAGGGCCAGCTCGGTCTGTGGGCGCCGCTGCTCGGTCAGGAAGCCGCCCAGGTCGGCTCGGCGCACGCCCTGTATCCCGACGACTACGTATTCTGCAGCTACCGCGAGGCCGCCGTCGCCTACTGCCGCGGCGTTCCTCCCACCGAGCTCACCCGGCTGTGGCGCGGAGTCGCACACCACTGCTGGGACCCGCACGCGGTGAACATGACCAATCCGAACATCGTCGTCGGCTCGCAGGGCCTGCACGCGACGGGCTACGCCTTCGCCGCGCACCTGGACGGCGCCGAGATCGCCACCATCGCCTACTTCGGCGACGGCGCCAGCAGCCAGGGTGACATCGCCGAGGCGCTCGGCTTCGCCGCGAGCTGGAGCGCGCCCGTGGTGTTCTTCTGCCAGAACAACCATTGGGCGATCAGTGAACCGGTCCGCGTGCAGAGCGCGACCCCGATCGCGCGCCGCGCCTACGGCTACGGCATGCCCGGCGTGCAGGTCGACGGCAATGATGTGCTCGCCGTTCTCGCGGTGACCAGGCAGGCAGTAGCGAGGGCACGATCCGGTGGCGGACCTTCCTTCATCGAGGCGCTCACCTACCGGATGGGGCCGCACACCACCGCGGACGATCCCACCCGCTACCGCTCGGCCGCGGAGACCGAACAATGGGCGCGGCGCGATCCGATCGACCGGGTACGCAGGCTGCTGGAGCGCGAGGGCCACTGGGACTACGCGTTCGAGCTCCGGGTCACCGAGCACGCCGACGAGGTCGCACACCAGGTGCGCACGGCGACCATCGACCTGCCCGATCCCGCACCGACGGAGCTGTTCGACCACGTCTATACCACCCCGCACCCGCTGATCACCGAACAGCGGCGGGAGTACACGGAGTACTTGACCGGCGATCCCGACGAGGCCTCCGCGCGACCGGAAGGAGTCCCGCGATGA